The following are encoded together in the Mustela nigripes isolate SB6536 chromosome 11, MUSNIG.SB6536, whole genome shotgun sequence genome:
- the PVRIG gene encoding transmembrane protein PVRIG isoform X1: MDRPRAPVLLSVLLTFCITAGTPEVWVQVHMEAAAAPTFTVRCGFLGSGSISLVTVSSGGPDGAGGTRLAVLHPEFGIQQWSPVRRAHWETKTSISLAVEEGSEGRSSGANTTFCCKFVSFPEGSQEACRSLFLSTDQGLPAPTPAPMLRADLAGIFGVSGLLLFGCVYLLHLLHRQRHWSVSKAQPPLASPQPQARARAAGQVPLVSPRAPCTAVPASRYCPATLDLVPPRQPPARWAPLPASTRNSFVSVENGLYAPAGESPFQAGPNLVPFPDSLGHRAAEGHLGAR; encoded by the exons ATGGACCGGCCCCGGGCCCCAGTCCTGCTGTCGGTGCTGCTGACGTTCTGCATCACTGCTG GGACTCCTGAGGTGTGGGTGCAGGTTCACATGGAGGCCGCCGCGGCCCCGACCTTCACCGTCCGCTGCGGATTCCTGGGCTCTGGCTCCATCTCCCTGGTGACTGTGAGCTCGGGGGGGCCTGATGGGGCCGGAGGGACTAGGCTGGCCGTTTTGCACCCAGAATTCGGCATCCAGCAGTGGTCCCCGGTCCGCCGGGCCCACTGGGAGACCAAAACCAGCATCTCCCTCGCTGTGGAAGAAGGCTCTGAGGGGAGAAGCTCCGGCGCTAACACCACCTTCTGCTGcaagtttgtttcctttcccGAGGGCTCCCAGGAGGCCTGCAGGAGCCTCTTCCTCAGCACAGACCAAG GGCTCCCTGCCCCGACGCCAGCTCCCATGCTGCGGGCGGACCTGGCCGGGATCTTTGGGGTGTCGGGGCTCCTCCTCTTTGGCTGTGTCTACCTCCTCCACCTCCTGCATCGGCAGAGGCACTG GTCCGTCAGCAAGGCCCAGCCGCCCCTCGCCAGCCCCCAGCCACAGGCGCGAGCAAGG GCGGCCGGTCAAGTCCCCCTGGTCTCTCCGCGCGCGCCCTGCACCGCCGTCCCCGCCAGCCGCTACTGCCCGGCCACTCTGGACCTGGTGCCCCCGCGCCAGCCGCCGGCCCGCTGGGCACCCCTGCCCGCCTCGACTCGCAACAGCTTCGTCTCCGTGGAGAACGGACTTTATGCTCCGGCCGGAGAGAGCCCTTTCCAAGCTGGCCCCAACCTCGTCCCTTTCCCGGACTCTCTGGGGCACAGGGCCGCGGAGGGGCATTTAGGGGCGCGATGA
- the PVRIG gene encoding transmembrane protein PVRIG isoform X2, which yields MDRPRAPVLLSVLLTFCITAEFGIQQWSPVRRAHWETKTSISLAVEEGSEGRSSGANTTFCCKFVSFPEGSQEACRSLFLSTDQGLPAPTPAPMLRADLAGIFGVSGLLLFGCVYLLHLLHRQRHWSVSKAQPPLASPQPQARARAAGQVPLVSPRAPCTAVPASRYCPATLDLVPPRQPPARWAPLPASTRNSFVSVENGLYAPAGESPFQAGPNLVPFPDSLGHRAAEGHLGAR from the exons ATGGACCGGCCCCGGGCCCCAGTCCTGCTGTCGGTGCTGCTGACGTTCTGCATCACTGCTG AATTCGGCATCCAGCAGTGGTCCCCGGTCCGCCGGGCCCACTGGGAGACCAAAACCAGCATCTCCCTCGCTGTGGAAGAAGGCTCTGAGGGGAGAAGCTCCGGCGCTAACACCACCTTCTGCTGcaagtttgtttcctttcccGAGGGCTCCCAGGAGGCCTGCAGGAGCCTCTTCCTCAGCACAGACCAAG GGCTCCCTGCCCCGACGCCAGCTCCCATGCTGCGGGCGGACCTGGCCGGGATCTTTGGGGTGTCGGGGCTCCTCCTCTTTGGCTGTGTCTACCTCCTCCACCTCCTGCATCGGCAGAGGCACTG GTCCGTCAGCAAGGCCCAGCCGCCCCTCGCCAGCCCCCAGCCACAGGCGCGAGCAAGG GCGGCCGGTCAAGTCCCCCTGGTCTCTCCGCGCGCGCCCTGCACCGCCGTCCCCGCCAGCCGCTACTGCCCGGCCACTCTGGACCTGGTGCCCCCGCGCCAGCCGCCGGCCCGCTGGGCACCCCTGCCCGCCTCGACTCGCAACAGCTTCGTCTCCGTGGAGAACGGACTTTATGCTCCGGCCGGAGAGAGCCCTTTCCAAGCTGGCCCCAACCTCGTCCCTTTCCCGGACTCTCTGGGGCACAGGGCCGCGGAGGGGCATTTAGGGGCGCGATGA